In one Tepidisphaeraceae bacterium genomic region, the following are encoded:
- a CDS encoding HD domain-containing protein has protein sequence MRQRYLRDAQPGDILEDVFVLANKQFAAGSNGKHYIKGFISDKSQQVTARMWNASRELFNALPDNGFLKARCRVENYQGNTQVIIEAVWPAKEGSFDMGDLMPMTTRDIPEMFAKLKGLVLGVRNRHLRALMEAYFADTKLMNEFQKAPAAQTFHHAFLGGLLEHTLNAVEVADAICRFYPGLNRDVVVAGVFVHDLAKTWELKYETAFGYTDCGQLVGHVVKGAMWIEQKAEAAAIALGEEIPQCLIDVMQHIVLSHHGLPEHGAARTPSTPEAIAVHTIENLDAKLMMSLGATRGEASANADGNWTEYMKAFSGRLYRPDVAPPDDDAADASEFGGAVDDVESPAMPTVKLAITNPLFESMGKKQ, from the coding sequence ATGCGACAACGTTACCTTCGCGATGCCCAGCCCGGCGATATCTTGGAAGACGTCTTCGTGCTTGCCAACAAGCAGTTCGCAGCGGGGTCGAACGGGAAGCATTACATCAAGGGGTTTATCTCCGACAAGTCGCAGCAGGTGACGGCCCGCATGTGGAACGCGTCGCGCGAGTTGTTCAACGCGCTGCCGGATAATGGGTTCCTGAAGGCCCGCTGCCGGGTGGAGAATTATCAGGGCAACACGCAGGTGATCATCGAGGCGGTGTGGCCGGCCAAGGAGGGCTCGTTCGACATGGGCGATCTGATGCCCATGACGACCAGGGACATCCCCGAGATGTTCGCCAAGCTGAAGGGGCTGGTGCTGGGCGTGCGCAACCGCCATTTGCGGGCGCTGATGGAGGCCTACTTCGCCGACACGAAGCTGATGAACGAGTTCCAGAAAGCGCCTGCGGCGCAGACGTTCCACCACGCGTTCCTGGGTGGGCTGCTCGAGCACACGCTGAACGCCGTCGAGGTGGCCGACGCCATCTGCCGGTTCTATCCCGGCCTGAACCGCGACGTGGTGGTGGCGGGCGTCTTCGTGCACGACCTGGCCAAGACGTGGGAACTGAAGTACGAGACGGCCTTCGGTTACACCGACTGCGGCCAACTGGTCGGCCACGTCGTCAAAGGCGCGATGTGGATCGAACAGAAGGCCGAGGCGGCCGCGATCGCGCTGGGCGAGGAAATCCCGCAGTGCCTGATCGACGTGATGCAGCACATCGTGCTGAGCCACCACGGTTTGCCCGAACACGGCGCCGCCCGCACGCCCAGCACGCCGGAGGCCATCGCGGTGCACACGATCGAGAATCTCGACGCGAAGCTGATGATGTCGCTCGGCGCCACGCGCGGCGAGGCGAGCGCCAACGCCGACGGCAACTGGACCGAGTACATGAAGGCCTTCAGCGGCCGCCTGTACCGCCCCGACGTCGCGCCGCCCGACGATGACGCCGCGGACGCCTCGGAGTTCGGCGGGGCGGTGGACGATGTTGAGTCGCCGGCCATGCCAACGGTGAAGCTGGCGATCACGAACCCGCTGTTCGAATCGATGGGAAAGAAGCAGTAG
- a CDS encoding phosphoribosylanthranilate isomerase, giving the protein MNRTRVKICGVRRSVDAIAAARAGADAVGLVLHPAAKRNVEIRTARDILAVLPPFVTPVGLFVDATIPHILKTTHDLGLRHVQLNGQESPEFVANLPGLRVVKAIRVNRDTFTATLDLWRRSVAQMDMRHLTGLVLEPDNTGHAGGSGVANDWAAVVDAATRGAFEGLPPIIAAGGLSPDNVADVVRAVRPYAVDVSSGVEDGVIGEKSAAKIAAFVAAVALAERG; this is encoded by the coding sequence ATGAATCGCACGCGCGTGAAGATCTGTGGCGTCCGCCGGTCGGTCGACGCGATCGCCGCCGCACGCGCGGGCGCCGATGCGGTCGGTCTGGTGCTGCACCCCGCTGCTAAGCGCAACGTCGAGATCAGAACCGCCCGCGACATCCTCGCGGTGCTGCCACCATTCGTCACGCCGGTCGGCTTGTTCGTCGATGCGACGATCCCGCACATCCTGAAGACCACGCACGACCTTGGCCTGCGGCATGTGCAGTTGAACGGCCAGGAGTCGCCAGAGTTCGTCGCGAACCTGCCCGGCCTGCGCGTCGTGAAAGCCATCCGCGTGAACCGTGACACGTTCACCGCCACGCTAGACCTTTGGCGCCGATCGGTCGCACAGATGGACATGCGTCACCTGACCGGCCTCGTGCTGGAACCCGACAACACCGGCCACGCCGGTGGCAGTGGTGTTGCGAACGACTGGGCGGCGGTCGTCGACGCCGCCACCCGCGGCGCGTTCGAAGGCCTGCCCCCGATCATCGCGGCCGGTGGCTTGTCGCCCGACAACGTCGCCGATGTCGTGAGGGCCGTTCGACCGTACGCCGTCGATGTCAGCAGTGGTGTCGAGGACGGAGTGATCGGTGAGAAGTCCGCCGCGAAGATCGCCGCGTTCGTCGCCGCCGTCGCGCTGGCGGAACGGGGTTGA
- a CDS encoding DUF1559 domain-containing protein, translated as MTRKSHSPARAFTLVELLVVIGIIALLISILLPSLNKAREAALDLQCQSNLRQVGLAMSLYANGNKGFLPGARVYYPTTGENLMWWEALRDEAGLPLKENVGGALHCPRAQEGGFTHYAAHPRMVPNLEANRLDPATGYTRPYAHYRVARAKRASEVVLAFDAGQILFDTGWGEVPFGNAVWEPEALDSNRVYWQGLVLDSGNMADQGNPAVFGSLGDANLDVTGWGNYGGRANVRFRHKKNSTANFVFVDGHVAPLQLKRNNVGTVIDGGELKHGNVWVAQ; from the coding sequence ATGACTAGGAAGTCACACTCGCCCGCACGGGCCTTCACGTTGGTTGAACTGCTCGTGGTGATCGGCATCATCGCGCTGCTGATCAGCATCCTGCTGCCGAGCCTGAACAAGGCACGTGAGGCTGCGCTTGACCTACAGTGCCAGTCGAACCTGCGCCAGGTTGGTTTGGCTATGTCGTTGTACGCCAACGGAAACAAGGGATTCCTGCCCGGTGCTCGCGTCTACTATCCAACGACAGGCGAAAATCTGATGTGGTGGGAAGCCCTGCGCGACGAAGCCGGACTGCCGCTGAAGGAAAACGTCGGCGGCGCGCTTCACTGTCCCCGGGCTCAAGAGGGTGGGTTCACGCACTACGCGGCCCACCCGCGCATGGTGCCTAACCTCGAAGCGAACCGACTCGATCCGGCGACAGGTTACACCCGCCCGTATGCCCATTACCGGGTGGCTAGGGCCAAGCGCGCCTCTGAGGTCGTGCTTGCGTTCGACGCGGGGCAAATCCTGTTTGATACCGGGTGGGGCGAAGTGCCGTTCGGAAATGCAGTTTGGGAGCCCGAAGCCCTCGACAGCAATCGCGTCTATTGGCAGGGGCTGGTATTGGATAGTGGGAACATGGCTGACCAGGGTAACCCTGCCGTATTCGGCTCGCTAGGCGATGCCAACCTAGACGTCACGGGCTGGGGCAACTACGGCGGTCGCGCGAACGTACGCTTCCGTCACAAGAAGAACTCGACCGCAAACTTCGTCTTCGTCGACGGCCACGTCGCGCCACTTCAACTGAAGCGGAACAACGTCGGCACCGTCATCGATGGCGGCGAGCTGAAGCATGGGAACGTATGGGTCGCGCAGTAA
- a CDS encoding GGDEF domain-containing protein — protein sequence MHRAAFDRVLLIGDTDRHVQAAVRDALPMSQVVNVANVFDGIAELATGEFSTVLAAAEPIERRPEAAVRTLRDLTGAGRLVLFGHPTLEPLSRKMLEFGVDDYLVTPAQTNELKQMFVSAPMRIAPNEPLSNGNGVADESDEVESHRAPHVKVSPFAAVPLTDAVLDALVQFPHDPVAGAVRQIAVSLPEPATLKLFKADQTLPEPVEGMTSHGHPVRLGGAVHSQLQLNVSENVPDDEARHFLSQVAHQLGKLATLQERHAQLQKLAITDELTGVYNGRYFRHFLSKILDKAKAMRFPVTLLLFDIDNFKKYNDQFGHSVGDEILKQTSALMKRCVREHDCVARISGDEFAVVFWEKEGPRTPLPSGVAGSGGMPGRPPQTPLQVFQRFRALLNRQEFNGLGAKGQGVLTISGGLAVYPYDAQTAEELYDAADKALMFGSKKAGKNTIFLVGSDEPPRLPPLSVEEL from the coding sequence ATGCATCGGGCCGCCTTCGACCGCGTATTACTAATTGGGGATACCGACCGCCACGTGCAGGCGGCGGTGCGGGATGCGCTACCGATGAGTCAGGTGGTCAACGTGGCCAACGTGTTCGACGGGATCGCCGAGCTTGCCACCGGGGAATTCTCGACCGTGTTGGCGGCGGCGGAGCCGATCGAGCGGCGGCCGGAGGCGGCGGTGCGGACGCTGCGCGATCTCACCGGCGCCGGTCGGCTCGTGTTGTTTGGGCATCCCACGCTTGAGCCGCTCAGCCGGAAGATGCTGGAGTTCGGCGTCGATGATTATCTCGTGACGCCGGCGCAGACGAACGAGTTGAAGCAGATGTTCGTCAGCGCGCCGATGCGCATCGCGCCCAACGAGCCATTGTCCAACGGCAACGGCGTCGCGGACGAGTCGGACGAAGTCGAATCGCATCGCGCACCTCACGTTAAAGTTTCACCGTTCGCGGCCGTGCCGTTGACCGATGCCGTGCTCGACGCGCTCGTACAATTTCCGCACGACCCCGTCGCCGGCGCGGTTCGGCAGATCGCGGTGTCGCTGCCGGAGCCGGCGACGCTGAAGCTGTTCAAAGCGGACCAGACGCTGCCGGAACCCGTCGAGGGCATGACGTCTCACGGGCACCCGGTTCGGCTCGGCGGCGCGGTTCACTCGCAGCTTCAGTTGAACGTGTCGGAAAACGTGCCCGACGACGAGGCCCGGCACTTCCTCTCGCAGGTCGCGCATCAACTCGGCAAGCTCGCGACGCTGCAGGAGCGCCACGCGCAACTTCAGAAGCTGGCGATCACCGACGAGCTCACCGGCGTCTACAACGGCCGCTACTTCCGCCATTTTCTGTCGAAGATCCTCGACAAGGCCAAGGCGATGCGCTTCCCCGTCACGCTGTTGCTCTTCGATATCGACAACTTCAAGAAGTACAACGACCAGTTCGGCCACTCGGTGGGCGACGAGATCTTGAAGCAGACGTCGGCCCTCATGAAGCGCTGCGTGCGCGAGCACGACTGCGTGGCCCGCATCAGTGGCGACGAGTTCGCGGTCGTCTTCTGGGAAAAGGAAGGCCCGCGCACACCGCTGCCCAGTGGCGTCGCCGGTAGCGGTGGCATGCCGGGCCGGCCACCGCAGACGCCGTTGCAGGTCTTCCAGCGCTTCCGCGCGTTGCTGAATCGGCAAGAATTCAACGGTCTGGGCGCCAAGGGCCAAGGTGTGCTGACGATCAGCGGCGGGCTGGCGGTTTACCCATACGATGCGCAGACCGCCGAGGAACTGTACGACGCCGCCGACAAGGCCCTCATGTTCGGCAGCAAGAAGGCGGGCAAGAACACGATCTTCCTCGTCGGCAGCGACGAGCCCCCGCGCCTGCCTCCACTGTCGGTGGAGGAACTGTAA
- a CDS encoding substrate-binding domain-containing protein, whose translation MLAIPDLGLEFPNRNAAKVLRDRIAAYIRTAQPPVGSRFLTDAEVVERSKLSRSTVRRALDELSRDGWIDRRIGDGTFVGPRAAYADVLRDATTAGREDRGGERQLVRLAVLIFAIGDLAHDWYTPPVLEGMDEAAEQHGVRVELLGNRDRDVDALSRRLSQSPPDVLACLSAEPKQAFVIRDAQKLGVKCLLAGTPHVSLGLPAVCEDNRHGMTLAVRHLVEHGHRRIGLVVQRQVERWTFDRHEAYFDAMRAAGLEVDESLVHWMPAATTPATANDAIAALRQYLRRARPTALVPTSFVPMFCVDQLVRAGELRVPEDVSVVSFEQRLPGTEWLSGLPVTTVQLPLRAMGRQLAHMARLAAEDRPVAGEAYLPCGLQVGGTVRSHIA comes from the coding sequence ATGTTAGCCATTCCCGATCTTGGACTTGAGTTTCCTAATCGCAATGCGGCGAAGGTGCTGCGGGATCGGATTGCGGCATACATTCGCACGGCGCAGCCGCCGGTGGGTAGCCGGTTCTTGACGGATGCGGAAGTTGTCGAACGGTCCAAGCTGAGTCGTTCGACCGTTCGCCGGGCTCTGGATGAGTTGTCGCGGGATGGTTGGATCGATCGTCGGATTGGTGACGGCACGTTCGTCGGGCCGCGCGCTGCGTATGCCGACGTACTTCGGGACGCGACCACCGCGGGACGCGAAGATCGCGGGGGTGAACGGCAGCTGGTCCGTCTGGCGGTGCTGATCTTCGCCATCGGCGACTTGGCGCACGACTGGTACACCCCGCCGGTGCTGGAAGGCATGGATGAGGCGGCCGAACAGCATGGCGTGCGCGTCGAACTGCTGGGCAACCGCGACCGCGACGTCGACGCGCTGTCGCGCCGCCTGTCGCAAAGCCCGCCCGACGTGCTGGCCTGCCTGTCGGCCGAGCCGAAGCAGGCGTTCGTGATCCGCGACGCGCAGAAGCTGGGCGTGAAGTGCCTGCTCGCCGGCACGCCGCACGTGTCGCTCGGGTTGCCCGCGGTCTGCGAGGACAACCGGCACGGCATGACGCTGGCGGTGCGGCACCTGGTCGAACACGGTCACAGGCGCATCGGGCTGGTCGTGCAACGGCAGGTGGAGCGCTGGACGTTCGACCGCCACGAGGCCTACTTCGACGCGATGCGGGCCGCAGGGCTGGAGGTGGACGAGTCGCTCGTCCACTGGATGCCCGCCGCCACCACGCCGGCGACCGCCAACGATGCGATCGCCGCCCTACGGCAGTACCTGAGGCGCGCCCGACCGACGGCGCTGGTGCCGACGAGCTTCGTGCCGATGTTCTGCGTCGACCAACTGGTGCGCGCCGGCGAGCTGCGCGTGCCGGAGGACGTGAGCGTGGTCAGCTTCGAACAACGCCTGCCCGGCACCGAGTGGTTGTCGGGCCTGCCGGTGACGACCGTGCAACTGCCGCTGCGAGCCATGGGCCGCCAACTGGCGCACATGGCGAGGCTGGCGGCCGAGGATCGGCCGGTGGCGGGCGAGGCTTACCTGCCCTGCGGTCTACAGGTGGGTGGCACGGTGAGATCGCACATCGCTTGA